The following are encoded in a window of Rhizobium sp. WYJ-E13 genomic DNA:
- the coaD gene encoding pantetheine-phosphate adenylyltransferase — MTTAFYPGSFDPITNGHVDVLVQALNVAEKVIVAIGIHPGKAPLFSFEEKAALIRASLAEVLPEKSAHIDVVSFDNLVVDAARAHRASLLIRGLRDGTDLDYEMQMAGMNRQMAPDIQTIFLPAGTASRPITATLVRQIAAMGGDVSAFVPAAVLQALKSKRKA; from the coding sequence ATGACGACAGCTTTCTATCCGGGGTCCTTCGACCCGATCACCAACGGACACGTTGATGTGCTGGTGCAGGCGCTAAACGTCGCCGAGAAAGTGATCGTTGCGATCGGCATCCACCCTGGCAAGGCACCGCTCTTCTCCTTCGAGGAAAAGGCAGCGTTGATCCGCGCGTCGCTGGCCGAGGTCTTGCCGGAAAAGAGCGCGCATATCGACGTCGTTTCCTTCGACAATCTCGTCGTCGACGCCGCACGCGCGCATCGCGCAAGCCTGCTGATCCGCGGCCTGCGCGACGGCACCGATCTTGATTACGAAATGCAGATGGCCGGCATGAACCGGCAGATGGCGCCCGATATCCAGACCATCTTTCTGCCGGCAGGCACGGCCTCGCGGCCTATTACCGCCACATTGGTACGACAGATCGCAGCCATGGGCGGCGACGTCAGCGCCTTCGTGCCGGCGGCCGTCTTGCAAGCCCTGAAATCCAAGCGCAAAGCCTAG
- a CDS encoding peptidylprolyl isomerase, with product MKLFYLAFAGVLYLASFAGDAFAQAADHYVTIQLKSGPVVIQLMPDVAPKHVAQIEALVKKGEYDNVAFHRVIPGFMAQTGDVKYGNMEKNFDAGQAGTGGSDLPDLPAEFSKTPFVRGTVGMARSQDPNSANSQFFIMFADGSFLNGQYTVVGKVVSGMENVDKIKKGEGQNGEVSNPDRMIKVTLGKK from the coding sequence ATGAAACTCTTCTATCTTGCATTTGCCGGCGTGCTCTATCTCGCCTCCTTCGCGGGCGACGCTTTTGCGCAGGCTGCCGATCACTACGTCACCATCCAGTTGAAGAGTGGCCCGGTCGTTATTCAACTGATGCCCGATGTCGCGCCGAAGCACGTTGCGCAGATCGAGGCGCTGGTGAAGAAGGGCGAGTATGACAATGTTGCCTTCCACCGCGTCATTCCCGGCTTCATGGCCCAGACTGGCGATGTGAAATACGGCAACATGGAAAAGAACTTTGATGCGGGCCAGGCTGGGACCGGCGGTTCCGATCTGCCCGACCTCCCGGCTGAGTTTTCCAAGACGCCCTTCGTCCGTGGTACGGTCGGCATGGCACGCTCACAGGATCCGAATTCCGCCAACTCGCAGTTCTTCATCATGTTTGCTGACGGTTCCTTCCTGAATGGTCAGTACACGGTCGTCGGCAAGGTTGTTTCGGGCATGGAAAACGTCGACAAGATCAAGAAGGGCGAAGGCCAGA